A genomic stretch from Telmatocola sphagniphila includes:
- a CDS encoding sodium:proton antiporter gives MSVLWGAAEAHNLDVAALAAAPFALILLCIAVLPLVAEHWWHSNRNKAIVSGLLALPVVIYLLAINEASGGESVHRLLHELEEYASFIILLFSLYTISGGIVVFGDIEAKPRTNVALLALGAVLANFIGTTGASMILIRPLLRINSERDHKTHLPIFFIFLVSNTGGLLTPLGDPPLFLGFLKGVDFFWTLSLWPYWLLVNLAILAIFYVWDIVAYRKESRQAIRMDEAIQEPIKLRGWGVNAPLLFGVLLAVILQSPVVGAKLGALIGVGDLTLQKPFGEILMLILAGISLMGTPKGLRHQNDFSWVPIVEVAVLFIGIFITMVPALALLDKYGDRIQIDKGWQYLWLTGLLSSFLDNAPTYVTMGTLASNGHDLGWLMTNKPNILSSISCGAVFMGALTYIGNGPNFMVKSIAEHSGYSMPSFLGYMAYSFGVLIPLFLVLTFLLA, from the coding sequence ATGTCAGTTCTTTGGGGGGCAGCCGAGGCTCATAATCTGGATGTAGCCGCCCTCGCGGCCGCGCCTTTCGCCTTGATTTTGCTCTGCATCGCCGTGCTGCCCCTGGTAGCCGAGCATTGGTGGCATTCCAACCGCAATAAAGCGATCGTTTCCGGATTGCTCGCTTTACCCGTCGTCATCTATCTGCTGGCGATTAACGAAGCCTCGGGTGGGGAGAGTGTTCATCGGTTGTTGCATGAACTTGAAGAATACGCCTCCTTCATTATCCTGCTTTTCAGCCTGTACACCATCTCGGGAGGTATCGTCGTCTTCGGGGATATTGAAGCGAAACCGCGGACCAACGTGGCCCTACTCGCACTCGGTGCCGTGCTGGCAAATTTCATCGGCACGACCGGCGCGAGCATGATTCTGATCCGGCCGCTGTTACGAATTAATTCGGAACGAGATCACAAAACGCATCTGCCGATCTTCTTCATTTTCCTGGTCAGCAACACCGGTGGTCTGTTAACCCCGCTCGGCGATCCACCGCTGTTTTTGGGCTTTCTCAAGGGTGTCGATTTCTTCTGGACTCTCAGCCTCTGGCCCTACTGGTTGCTGGTGAATCTGGCGATTCTGGCCATCTTCTATGTCTGGGACATTGTCGCCTATCGCAAGGAATCCCGACAAGCTATTCGGATGGATGAAGCGATCCAGGAACCCATCAAGTTGCGCGGCTGGGGTGTGAATGCGCCCTTATTGTTCGGCGTGCTGCTGGCGGTGATTCTGCAATCGCCCGTTGTCGGTGCCAAGCTGGGAGCACTGATCGGCGTGGGAGACCTGACGCTACAAAAGCCCTTCGGTGAAATTCTGATGCTGATACTGGCGGGTATTTCGCTGATGGGTACTCCCAAAGGTTTGCGCCATCAGAATGATTTCTCCTGGGTGCCAATTGTCGAGGTCGCCGTGCTGTTCATCGGGATCTTTATCACCATGGTCCCGGCCCTGGCACTGCTCGATAAGTACGGCGATCGCATTCAGATCGACAAGGGCTGGCAGTATCTCTGGCTAACCGGATTATTGTCCTCGTTTCTGGATAATGCCCCGACCTACGTCACCATGGGAACGCTGGCGTCCAACGGCCACGATCTCGGCTGGCTGATGACCAACAAACCCAACATTCTCAGCAGCATCAGTTGCGGGGCGGTTTTCATGGGCGCGCTCACCTATATCGGCAATGGACCCAATTTCATGGTGAAGTCGATCGCCGAGCATTCCGGTTACTCCATGCCCAGCTTTCTCGGCTACATGGCCTATTCCTTCGGCGTATTAATCCCTTTATTCCTGGTGCTGACTTTTTTACTCGCCTGA
- a CDS encoding DUF1559 domain-containing protein, whose amino-acid sequence MNRRPAFTLIELLVVIAIIAILIGLLLPAVQKVREAAARMSCQNNLKQIGLAMLNYESAIGGLPPRRNTVVGTQRGWGPAILSYVEQASLSGNYRLDKNFYAPENADNIIVPLKLFVCPSGPGPRTLNVTQGGITAIGAAGDYFGPNSFSSKLYGVQSLSGDNTVTAMNDNVNRKLTAITDGLSNTLLVTEQAGRPDFYIRSVKQASNTSMSNYAWWGPWASYQVFAFWQFGSDGITKDGSGGPCTINCNNSQGVYAFHTGGANAVYADGSVHFMRQGMSPSTLFALVTINGGEILGDDAY is encoded by the coding sequence ATGAATAGGCGCCCTGCGTTTACCCTGATTGAGTTACTGGTAGTGATTGCCATCATCGCCATCTTGATCGGTTTATTACTACCCGCCGTGCAGAAAGTGCGCGAAGCCGCCGCTCGGATGAGCTGTCAGAACAATCTGAAGCAGATCGGATTGGCCATGCTCAATTACGAGTCGGCCATTGGCGGCTTACCTCCTCGTCGAAATACTGTGGTCGGTACGCAGCGAGGCTGGGGACCGGCCATTCTTTCTTACGTCGAACAAGCGTCTCTCAGCGGCAATTACCGGTTGGATAAAAATTTCTACGCACCGGAGAACGCCGACAATATCATCGTCCCGCTTAAGCTGTTTGTTTGCCCCTCGGGTCCCGGACCAAGAACATTGAATGTCACTCAGGGAGGAATTACCGCGATAGGAGCCGCCGGGGATTATTTCGGCCCGAACAGCTTCTCCTCGAAGCTTTACGGAGTGCAGTCTCTAAGCGGCGATAATACGGTCACCGCCATGAACGACAACGTCAACCGGAAGCTGACCGCTATCACGGATGGGTTATCCAATACGCTGCTGGTGACCGAGCAAGCCGGTCGCCCCGATTTCTACATTCGGAGTGTCAAACAGGCTTCCAACACATCCATGAGCAATTATGCCTGGTGGGGCCCTTGGGCCTCCTACCAGGTTTTCGCGTTCTGGCAATTCGGTTCCGATGGCATTACCAAGGACGGCAGCGGCGGCCCGTGCACGATCAATTGCAACAACAGTCAGGGGGTTTACGCCTTTCACACGGGCGGGGCCAACGCCGTTTATGCGGATGGTTCCGTGCACTTCATGAGACAGGGAATGAGCCCTTCCACCCTGTTCGCTCTGGTGACCATCAACGGCGGCGAAATTCTAGGCGATGATGCTTACTGA
- a CDS encoding glycosyltransferase family 87 protein has protein sequence MKTFLIEFGVYNSTFWVALVAWLLALRGGLPSRSWWGWKPVAVLVILGSLLNQGIGLFRAYTAPRDIMQDIVSAQEYLAGRSMYPDNMAECMDRTLREEGERRTLPVGWTVGQYADHAKELTLHQHWVQAHPPFMTMFVAGLVKLLGVLGTQAAIAAIALLAWSITLFLLLRTLKPDWGTWPTITLIAATLGSGPVVTVIRNGQTDLMLGGLLTVSWFLARHQRVAFAGLALGLAISFKFIPAILLVVFLVRWPRGFLVSMLTALLTTLLVVVLAVDGDFSKYRETAAGVIEEYDSYPSNLSLLGYLARGGRFFGETDDNLAKKIWMGMGVCIGLTLMLLARRKTPTGPESEALKVDYLFGLSVSLIPLCSPVSWDHYLAFLLLPLAIAVTAQKPISTRLVTTMVLFWCIPETAWLNIKDLCVQHEMKAVALWVVEPLRSFSMVILSGWFAVRNVRVERTSSEI, from the coding sequence ATGAAAACCTTCCTCATCGAGTTTGGAGTTTATAACTCGACATTCTGGGTGGCTCTGGTCGCCTGGTTGCTGGCATTGCGCGGCGGCTTACCGAGCCGCAGCTGGTGGGGCTGGAAGCCGGTGGCCGTGCTGGTGATTTTGGGTTCGCTTCTGAATCAGGGCATCGGTCTATTCCGGGCTTATACCGCTCCCCGCGATATCATGCAGGACATCGTTTCGGCCCAGGAATATCTGGCCGGTCGATCTATGTACCCCGACAACATGGCCGAGTGCATGGACCGCACACTTCGCGAAGAAGGGGAACGCCGCACGTTACCGGTCGGCTGGACGGTCGGCCAATATGCCGATCACGCCAAGGAACTGACGCTTCATCAGCATTGGGTGCAAGCCCATCCGCCTTTTATGACGATGTTCGTGGCCGGTCTGGTGAAACTGCTCGGCGTATTGGGAACGCAGGCCGCTATCGCGGCGATTGCATTATTGGCCTGGTCCATCACTCTCTTTTTACTGCTGCGAACCTTGAAACCCGACTGGGGCACCTGGCCGACGATCACTCTGATTGCGGCCACGCTGGGGTCGGGCCCCGTAGTGACCGTGATTCGCAATGGCCAGACCGATCTGATGCTAGGCGGCTTACTGACCGTGTCGTGGTTTTTGGCCCGGCATCAGAGAGTGGCATTTGCGGGTCTGGCCCTGGGATTGGCCATTTCCTTCAAATTCATTCCGGCGATTCTGCTCGTCGTCTTTCTGGTGCGCTGGCCGCGCGGTTTTCTGGTGAGCATGCTTACCGCTTTGCTGACCACTCTTCTCGTAGTGGTTCTGGCCGTGGACGGAGATTTTTCCAAGTACCGCGAGACGGCCGCGGGAGTGATCGAGGAATACGACAGCTATCCCTCGAATCTGTCGCTGTTGGGTTATCTCGCTCGCGGTGGCCGATTTTTCGGGGAGACCGACGATAATCTGGCGAAGAAGATTTGGATGGGAATGGGCGTCTGCATCGGGCTGACGCTGATGCTGCTAGCTCGGCGCAAGACTCCGACGGGACCCGAGTCAGAAGCATTGAAAGTGGATTATCTTTTTGGTTTGAGTGTCAGCCTGATCCCTCTTTGCTCGCCGGTGTCCTGGGATCATTACCTGGCGTTCTTGCTTCTCCCGCTGGCAATAGCGGTCACTGCACAGAAGCCGATTTCCACGCGGCTGGTGACTACGATGGTTCTATTCTGGTGCATTCCCGAAACGGCCTGGCTGAACATCAAGGATCTTTGTGTGCAGCATGAGATGAAGGCCGTGGCACTGTGGGTGGTCGAACCGCTGCGGAGTTTTTCGATGGTGATTTTGAGTGGTTGGTTTGCGGTGAGGAATGTGCGGGTGGAAAGGACGTCGTCCGAAATTTAG
- a CDS encoding ABC transporter ATP-binding protein, protein MSTVSPPAATAVVSAEHLTKRFHQGDSVVEAIKDVSLKIEDGEFVALMGASGSGKSTFLHVMAGLTRPDEGTLTIADTDLSRLSDSRLTHFRRRKIGLVFQAFNLIPTLTAEENITLPLLTDGRSEQIEDRLEPLLDRLGLMARRHHRPDALSGGEQQRVAIARSLITQPALILADEPTGSLDSVNGQNICRLLRELSEEQRRTIVVVTHEPSVAVWASRIVVMKDGRILTEFRASDFQDAQSLAIHYQNVIKSAIPA, encoded by the coding sequence ATGTCAACAGTTTCTCCTCCGGCCGCGACCGCGGTGGTCTCAGCCGAGCATTTGACCAAGAGATTTCATCAGGGGGATTCGGTCGTCGAAGCCATCAAAGATGTTTCCCTGAAAATCGAGGACGGAGAATTCGTCGCTCTCATGGGAGCGAGTGGTTCGGGCAAAAGCACCTTCCTACACGTGATGGCCGGGCTTACTCGCCCCGATGAAGGAACTCTGACAATAGCGGATACCGATCTCAGCCGGTTATCCGATTCCCGGCTGACGCATTTTCGCCGACGCAAAATCGGTCTGGTTTTTCAAGCATTTAACCTCATTCCCACACTCACGGCGGAAGAGAATATCACACTTCCCTTGCTGACCGATGGCCGCAGCGAGCAGATCGAAGACAGACTCGAACCGCTATTGGATCGCCTCGGCCTGATGGCCCGCCGACACCACCGGCCCGATGCGCTCAGCGGCGGCGAGCAACAGCGCGTGGCCATTGCGCGGTCTTTGATAACTCAACCGGCGCTGATTCTAGCCGATGAACCGACGGGCAGTCTCGATTCGGTGAACGGCCAGAACATTTGCCGACTCTTGCGGGAACTCTCCGAAGAGCAACGTCGAACGATTGTCGTCGTCACCCACGAGCCGAGTGTGGCGGTGTGGGCCAGCCGGATTGTGGTCATGAAGGATGGCCGGATTCTCACCGAGTTTCGGGCCAGCGACTTCCAGGATGCGCAGTCTCTGGCGATCCATTATCAGAACGTGATAAAGTCCGCAATCCCCGCCTGA
- a CDS encoding sigma-70 family RNA polymerase sigma factor, whose product MVKSRRLRTDLVQSPLETYLREINETSLLSAQDEKDLANRIAVGDVQARDKMVRANLRLVVNIARGYTGKGLALQDLIEEGNLGLLRAVEGFDPSMNTRFSTYASYWIKQSIKRALVNTAKTIRIPAYMVELLAKWRRATNQLTDELNRPPTNEEIAKFLGLPKKKLNIIKKAIRVYNSTPQSDQTDAGWSIDEMLEDGRSKAPDAEMLENDVLKQVLGLLDKMDKREATVLRMRFGLDCEEPKTLKEIGECLGLTRERVRQIESEALAKLNENLSAD is encoded by the coding sequence ATGGTCAAATCTCGTCGTTTGCGAACGGACCTGGTGCAGTCTCCTCTGGAGACTTACCTCCGTGAGATCAACGAGACCTCTCTGCTATCCGCTCAGGACGAGAAAGATCTTGCCAATCGGATCGCCGTGGGCGATGTGCAGGCTCGCGATAAAATGGTTCGCGCCAACCTTCGGTTGGTCGTCAACATTGCTCGCGGCTACACCGGCAAAGGTCTCGCTCTTCAAGATCTGATCGAAGAAGGCAATCTCGGTCTGTTGCGAGCGGTCGAAGGTTTCGACCCTTCGATGAACACCCGGTTCAGTACTTATGCCAGCTACTGGATCAAGCAGTCAATTAAAAGAGCCCTAGTCAACACCGCCAAGACGATTCGCATCCCCGCCTACATGGTGGAGTTGCTGGCCAAATGGCGGCGGGCGACCAATCAGCTGACCGATGAACTCAATCGGCCGCCGACGAACGAAGAGATCGCCAAGTTTCTGGGCTTGCCCAAGAAGAAACTGAACATCATCAAGAAGGCGATCCGGGTTTACAACTCGACGCCGCAGAGCGACCAGACCGATGCCGGTTGGAGCATTGATGAAATGCTGGAAGACGGCCGTTCGAAGGCTCCCGATGCGGAGATGCTTGAGAACGACGTTTTGAAGCAGGTCCTCGGACTGCTCGACAAGATGGACAAGCGCGAAGCGACCGTGTTGCGGATGCGTTTCGGACTCGATTGCGAAGAGCCCAAGACGCTCAAGGAAATTGGGGAATGTCTCGGTCTGACTCGGGAACGGGTTCGACAGATTGAAAGTGAAGCCCTGGCGAAACTGAACGAAAATCTCTCAGCCGACTAA
- the dnaN gene encoding DNA polymerase III subunit beta yields the protein MLVKCQRDALLMACQVVGTAVASRTTKPILSSIKAVADKNSLTLLATDLEVAIRYELKGISVDQPGEAILPIGRLVSILRESPDTEIVIDADQRRARVFTTSSEFEMPSEDPNEFPPIPLMEGQYHELSAGVLRQLIRRTAFAVGKDNTKYAITAILWEVEDGKARLVATDTRRLAVATGVANVEAGENKGHTHLVPVKAVQILERNLHDDLELVKVALRPNEVIFQTEKAMIYSRLLEGRYPPYQQILPKKSTAKIHLAVDALLSSVRQAAIMTDDETKRVSFIFHNKKLILQAQGATTGKSKVEMPIPYDGEEIRIDFDPNYVADMLKVLDPKDEVLLELTDGQKPALFKHGTDYQYLVMPLT from the coding sequence ATGCTTGTGAAGTGTCAGCGCGATGCTTTGTTGATGGCCTGCCAGGTGGTGGGTACTGCGGTGGCATCCCGGACCACCAAACCGATTCTCAGCTCGATCAAAGCGGTAGCCGATAAGAATAGCCTGACGCTTCTGGCCACCGACCTCGAGGTGGCCATCCGCTACGAACTGAAAGGCATCTCAGTCGATCAACCGGGCGAAGCAATTCTGCCTATCGGTCGACTGGTTTCGATTCTGCGGGAAAGTCCCGATACGGAAATCGTGATCGATGCCGATCAACGCCGGGCACGCGTCTTCACGACTTCCTCGGAATTCGAAATGCCGAGCGAAGATCCGAACGAGTTCCCTCCGATTCCGTTGATGGAAGGCCAGTATCACGAACTGTCGGCCGGGGTGCTCCGACAACTGATTCGTCGCACTGCTTTCGCCGTGGGTAAGGACAACACCAAGTACGCCATCACGGCCATTCTCTGGGAAGTCGAAGACGGCAAGGCTCGTCTGGTAGCCACCGATACCCGACGGCTGGCTGTTGCCACCGGCGTCGCCAATGTGGAAGCGGGCGAGAATAAGGGGCACACTCATCTGGTGCCGGTGAAGGCGGTTCAGATTCTCGAGCGCAATCTTCACGACGACCTGGAACTGGTGAAAGTTGCCCTGCGACCCAATGAGGTGATTTTTCAGACCGAGAAAGCGATGATTTACAGCCGGTTGCTGGAAGGTCGCTATCCCCCCTATCAGCAGATTCTGCCCAAGAAAAGCACTGCCAAGATTCATCTGGCCGTCGATGCCCTGCTCTCTTCGGTGCGGCAGGCCGCGATTATGACCGACGATGAAACCAAGCGGGTCAGTTTCATTTTCCATAACAAGAAGCTGATTTTGCAGGCCCAGGGAGCAACGACCGGAAAATCCAAAGTCGAAATGCCGATTCCCTATGACGGCGAGGAGATTCGCATCGATTTCGATCCCAACTACGTTGCGGATATGCTCAAAGTCCTCGATCCCAAAGACGAGGTGCTGCTGGAATTGACCGATGGTCAGAAGCCGGCTCTTTTCAAACATGGAACCGACTATCAGTATCTGGTGATGCCGCTCACCTGA
- a CDS encoding DUF6714 family protein: MQNPREGRKIVLTRDIDGRTELVEWIRHADTVWIVSDGQERTIGPEARRQEWADLESQGFVEIFPTDQPKIAAEKERVLVLIRSAFQGVSLGEGVGLLQGQGLDDYADKLTLAAYRAQDEKQDWSAIPVAELNRCHSSLSFFDAAGMRFHLPAYLVAELEGSLQSIDVVYYLVHISRGGASQFETLSPAQREAVRAFLLLQLSDAHREFDQPMIQASLKNYWKADTVS; this comes from the coding sequence ATGCAGAATCCAAGAGAAGGGCGGAAAATTGTCCTCACTCGGGACATCGACGGCCGCACCGAACTGGTCGAGTGGATCCGGCATGCCGACACCGTGTGGATTGTAAGCGATGGTCAGGAGAGAACGATCGGTCCGGAGGCGCGGCGACAGGAATGGGCCGACCTGGAGTCGCAGGGCTTCGTCGAGATATTCCCCACGGACCAGCCAAAGATTGCCGCCGAAAAGGAACGCGTCTTAGTTTTGATCCGAAGCGCATTCCAGGGGGTTTCGCTTGGTGAAGGCGTCGGACTGCTCCAAGGTCAAGGTCTCGATGACTATGCCGACAAGCTCACGCTAGCTGCGTATCGTGCGCAAGATGAGAAGCAGGACTGGTCGGCGATTCCCGTTGCAGAGCTCAACCGATGTCACAGTAGTCTATCCTTCTTCGACGCGGCTGGAATGCGGTTTCATCTGCCGGCGTATTTAGTCGCCGAGCTGGAAGGCAGTTTGCAGAGTATCGACGTTGTGTACTATTTGGTTCATATCTCGCGAGGCGGCGCATCGCAGTTCGAGACGTTGTCTCCAGCCCAGCGCGAAGCCGTGCGTGCGTTCTTATTGCTGCAACTTTCCGACGCCCATCGGGAGTTCGATCAACCGATGATCCAAGCATCGTTGAAAAATTATTGGAAAGCAGACACCGTGTCATGA
- a CDS encoding DUF6678 family protein, producing MTPSDLPNAKSTPRNPFVSYNSDEREKLRRIISERGLIGLANDTKWDEFINAIRSRTDWRPSYRFKCIDGPISDWDVGWFYHLPFPFLSVEWFDIGYLQKLRVHRLPPQEKIIDHSEWLIPLLEQVGMDYHVGADLIRIFGYSPRSFEMFDQ from the coding sequence ATGACTCCAAGCGATTTACCCAATGCGAAATCAACTCCAAGAAATCCTTTCGTCAGCTACAATTCCGACGAGCGTGAAAAATTACGGCGAATAATATCGGAGCGTGGCCTAATTGGATTAGCGAACGACACGAAGTGGGACGAGTTTATTAATGCCATTCGATCTCGAACTGACTGGCGACCTAGCTATCGCTTCAAATGCATCGATGGACCCATATCAGACTGGGACGTGGGATGGTTTTATCATTTGCCATTCCCATTCTTATCTGTTGAATGGTTCGATATAGGTTATTTGCAAAAGCTTCGAGTGCATCGGCTACCTCCTCAGGAAAAGATTATTGACCACTCCGAGTGGTTGATTCCTCTTCTAGAACAAGTAGGAATGGACTATCATGTTGGGGCGGACTTGATTCGAATTTTCGGGTACAGTCCCCGAAGTTTCGAGATGTTCGACCAGTGA